One genomic segment of Manis pentadactyla isolate mManPen7 chromosome 1, mManPen7.hap1, whole genome shotgun sequence includes these proteins:
- the CSTA gene encoding cystatin-A, with protein MMPGGLTDARPATPEIQKIADEVKPQLESKTNRTYEEFKAVEYKTQVVAGTNYYIKVQVGDNSYIHIKVFKSLPAEHQTLTLTGYQVGKSKDDELSGF; from the exons ATGATGCCCGGAGGTTTAACTGATGCCCGACCTGCCACTCCAGAAATCCAGAAGATTGCTGATGAG gtTAAACCCCAGCTTGAAAGTAAAACAAACAGGACCTATGAAGAATTCAAAGCGGTAGAATATAAAACTCAAGTGGTTGCTGGAACCAATTACTACATTAAG GTGCAAGTAGGTGATAACAGTTACATTCACATCAAAGTATTTAAAAGTCTTCCTGCAGAACATCAGACTCTGACACTTACTGGTTACCAAGTGGGCAAAAGCAAGGACGATGAGCTGAGTGGCTTTTAG